GCCAAGTCAAAATTAACTCGCTCCACAAAGGCTTCCGGCGTAAAGACACCATCAGAGCCAAAAGGCACTTCACGAAGTAAATAATAGCGCAATGCATCAAGACCATAGCGATCAACAATAGGTTCAGGATGAACAACATTGCCTTTTGACTTCGACATCTTTCCATCCTTCATTAACAACCAACCATGGGCAAAAACTTTTTTCGGCAAAGGTTCTCCAAGAGCCATGAGCATGATCGGCCAATAGATGGTATGAAAGCGCACAATCTCTTTACTCATTAAATGGACATCTGCGGGCCAAAATTTTTGATAGAGTGCATCGTTATTAGATCCATATCCTAAGGCATTAATATAATTCGTTAAGGCATCAATCCAGACATAAACGACATGCTTAGGATTGTCTGGAACGGGGATCCCCCACTCAAATGCCGTTCTCGACACTGCCAAATCCTCTAGACCCGGTTTAATAAAGTTATTAATCATTTCATTTTTTCGAGACTCAGGCTGTATAAACCCAGGATTTTCCTCATAAAATTTTAAAAGTTGATCCGAATATTTACTCATGCGGAAGAAATACGACTCTTCCTTGACTTTTTCAACCGGCCGACCACAGTCTGGACACTTGTCGTCGTCCAATTGCCGTTCGGTATAAAAGGATTCACAATCAGTGCAATACCAGCCTTCATACTCATCAAGGTAAATGTCACCTTGATCAACAAGTTTTTTGAAGATCGTCTGCACCGCTGTTCTATGGCGGGTTTCGGTCGTACGAATAAAATCATCATGACTAATATCGAGCTTTTTCCACAAAGCTTGGATACTACTGACAATATCATCGACGTAAGCTTGGGGAGAAACCCCCTTCTCTTCAGCTTTTCGTTCAATCTTTTGCCCATGCTCATCCGTGCCCGTAAGGTACATCACATCAAATCCTTGCAATCGCTTATAACGGGCCATCGCATCACCAGCAACGGTCGTATAGGCATGTCCAATATGTAGACGTCCGCTGGGATAATAGATTGGGGTAGTAATATAAAAAGTATTTTTGTTTTCCGCCATTTAGCATCCTCCTCCGCTTTTCACAGGCAGAACTTCAGTCCGTCTCTTTTTCAAGAATATACTAATCTCGATACATTATGTCAAGAAAGGACCCAGAACTTCTACCCCCATTTTAGACGGAATTGCGTCGAATTATAAGAACATATAGTTAAGTAACAAAAATGATTGAAAAAATAGACTATAATCGTAATATTTAGAGTGAAAATCATTGACGGGTTTGGGAAACACTGGTACGATAAAGGTGACTTTTATGTCGAATCATGATGGAGAAGTCTGGGGGAGGAGTAATACTATGAAATCCACAGGGATTGTAAGGAAAGTCGATGAACTTGGTCGTGTCGTGATACCGATCGAACTACGCAGAACGCTTGGCATTGATGTCAAAGACGCTCTAGAAATCTATGTCGACGATGAGCGAATTGTTTTGAAAAAGTACAAGCCAAGCATGACCTGCCAAATTACCGGTGAGGTCTCTGATGATAATCTGACACTTGCAGGCGGTAACCTTGTATTAAGCCGTGAAGGTGCAGAACAATTGCTTAAAGAGCTTGAAGGTCATTTAAGCAAATAGCAGAACAGAACCTCGAGTGGTTCTAACAGCAATGTTTTAAGTCCCTGCCATATATGGCAGGGACTTAATTTTTATGATAAGTATTATAAACATCACGTTTCGGCAAACCGCGTTCTAAAGCCACGGTCTTGATTGCGTCCTTTTGACTCATGCCCTTGATTTGGACATAATGAAGCACATGGTTTTCAAGGCTTAACGAGACCCACCATTGGTCATCTTGGGATTCGGCGGGATGGGTCGATCCGCCCGCAACCATTACCATACACTCACCTTTAATTTCTTCTTGCTGTTCAGCCCAGCCTGCTAGCTCACTCAGCGTTCCACGAATAAATGTTTCATATCTTTTCGTTAACTCTCTGACAACGGCTGCATCCCGGTCACCCAAATACTCATATAAATCCTTTAATGTCGTTTTAAGACGATAAGGCGATTCATACACAATAAAGGTATATGTGAAGGTCGTCATTTGCTCGAGCTCTGCCCGACGTTCCTTCTTCTTTCTAGGCAGAAATCCATAGAAGGTAAAATGCTCTGTCGAAAGGCCCGAGGCAATTAATCCTGGTAAAGCCGCATTAGCACCAGGAAGGGGAATCACAGGAATTTCGTTTTGAACACACAATTTGACAAGATCTTCACCCGGATCAGAAACCGCGGGAAGTCCAGCATCCGTAACCAAAGCTAAAGAATCACCTGTCAAGAGCCTTTGCAATAGTTGCTCCCCTTTTTTGTGCTTATTATGTTCGTGATAGCTCTCAAGTCTCTGCTCAATTTGAAAGTGCCTGAAAAGCTTTAGCGTTTGTCTTGTATCTTCAGCAGCCACAAATTTTACTGTCTGCAAAATATTTAACGCCCGGTAAGTGATATCCTCAAGATTGCCAATGGGTGTGGGAACAAGATATAGCACTCCTGGTGACCTGTCATTGTGATAACTGTTTTGAATCCACATGGTCGTCAACCCTTCTGATCAGCTGTTCTTTCTCAAGTTTGGTCAATTGTTTGATCGCATACTCCCGCTTCATTGCTTCCGTTTTGCTCGTGAATGTTTCGTAATACCTGAGAGTCACCGGCGTTCTCCCCCGTGTATATTTGGCGGCTCGTCCTTCATTATGCGCTTGAATCCGTCTTTCTAACCGATTGGTATAGCCTGTATAGAACGTGCCATCATGGCACTCTATAATATAGATATAATGTTTACTTTTCATAACGATAGTTAAGCAACTCCTTGGTATATTGACCTTGTTCATTATACACAAATAACGGGGGTAATAGATTTAATCCTGGATTGCCGTCCTTAATGCCTTCAATCAGCATGATATTAGCCTGCTTACCTTGCTTTGGATAAATGAATTGCAACCGTTTGGGTTCGATACCTTCTCGCCTCATGACACTCATGATATCCAAAAGTCGTTCAGGTCGATGCACAAAGGCCACTTTCCCTTTGCCTTTGACAAGTTGACTACTAATCGACACAATCTCTTCTAAGGTCACAGCAACTTCGTGTCGAGCCAACTCCAAATGACGTTTCGTATTCCGGTCCGAATCAGCCTTATAAGGAAAATATGGCGGATTACATGTGACAATGTCATAGCTGTGGGGGATGAGTTGTTTAACGGCATCGTTGACATCAGCATGGATTGAGTTAACTTGGTGTTCAAGCTGATTCATCTTAATGCTCCGCTCTGCCATCGATTGAAGACGCTCTTGAATCTCAATACCGGTAATTTGAGCATTCGTTCGCTCCGTTAATAATAAAGCAATTGCTCCATTACCTGTACATAGATCAAGTATATGTCCACGCTTAATCGGGACATATACAAATTTAGACAAAAGCACCGCATCCAAAGAAAATGAAAATATATCATCACTTTGTATAATTTTCATCGGGCTATTAAATAAGTAGTCAACCCGTTCATCTGCTTCTAACTGAACCATCATCTCACCTTTTCGGAGAATATCTTAGACTATAAGTGTAAAAAAAGCCCTTCCTAAAAGGAAGAGCTATCGTTTATTTAAGAAGGATAAACAAAATAAGCAATCGCCTTCTTTACGAATGCTTCCGTAATGTAAGTTACAGATATGAAAACCCTCTTGATAAATACGTGCTAAATTATCGTATCCTTCACCCACTGCAGGCTTTGCTGCGTACTGCACTTTACCTTCATTACTACTGACGCCCTGATCTACATCTTCTTCTTGCTTTTGGTCAATATGCCGCCTTAAATTGCGGTTCTCAATTTTTAAATGTTGGCGTTCTTCCAATACTTCAGCTAATTGAGCTTTCAAGTCACCAAGTTCCTGATGCAAACTCCCGATTTGCTCTTCTAATCGTATGACTTGTGAAAAAATATCCTTTTTTTCCAAGTTTCATCCACCTCAATGCTTAGTGGCTTAAGACGATAGTGCACCTTCATCTATAAGTTCATTCATAGAGTACTCAATCACTTTTCCTGATTCATTCAATTCAATTTGAATCAAACGTTCCAACAGGTTCAAACCGACAACATGACCTTGGCCATGTTCAATTTGAATTGTATCACCAATGTCAGGCAATTCTTGTTTTGCCGTTTCATATTGGTCATTTTCATATTTTAGACAACACATTAATCGACCGCAGACACCTGATATCTTAGTAGGATTAAGTGATAAATTCTGGTCTTTTGCCATTTTAATCGACACCGGTTCAAAGTCACCTAAAAAGGTCGAACAACAAAGCATTCGTCCACACGGACCAATACCGCCTAACATTTTTGCTTCATCTCGAACACCAATTTGGCGAAGTTCGATTCGTGTCCGGAAAATTGCTGCCAAATCTTTAACCAGGTCACGGAAATCGACACGTCCGTCCGCCGTAAAATAGAAAATGATTTTATTTCGGTCGAACGTATACTCAGCATCAACTAATTTCATATTTAATTGATGCTCATTGATTTTCTTCGCACAGACATCTAATGCTTCAGTTGCGTCAGCTTGATTTTGAACCATTTGTTCACTATCACGATCCGTCGCTTCCCGTATCACTTTGCGCAGCGGAAGCACAACATCTTGTTCGTCAACTTCTTTATTCGGTATAACCACATAGCCATATTCCACGCCTCGGGTCGTTTCCACAACAACGTTGGTTTCCTTAGATATTTCGAATTCGCCCGGATCAAAATAATAAATTTTTCCGGCCTTTTTAAATCGAATACCGACAACACTATACATAGGTTCCAAGCCCCCCTTGGAGTCGAAAAACGAGTTGTTCAGATACTTGCAACGGATTCACATTAGCATCCAACCGTTTTTTAGCCTCTAAAATGACTGACATTGATTCGGCTGTCTTTGTTAAAGGTATTTGCAGTGCCAGGCGGCTGAGCAAATCGGATTTATCTTGAAACACCAAATAGTCGGATTGTTCGGTTTGAATGTTTAATACATCTTGATACCATAGGAGGATCATATCCAATCCTATATGAGCTTTCTCAGCGTTACCAAAGTGGTCAGTGAATGTCTCATACACCACCATCATCACATGTTTGGGACGAGTCATCAGCTCTTCCATTAAGTGTAGCACGACTGTTCGCGCCTCTGCAAACCATTCATCATGGCAAAGTTCCCTAGCATCATGGACATCATTAGTCATGGCAGCGGCCAGTCTTGCTAATGACTCTCCAATATCCTCTTGTGTAAGCATGGTATTGATAACGGAATTTGGAATGGATGAAAACTGTAGAATTTGACATCTTGAAACGATCGTGTCTAACAAATAATGTTGATTTTCCGTTAGTAAAATGGCTATGGTTTGTGATTGTGGTTCCTCTATAAATTTCAATAAACTATTGGCTGCCTGGGTCGTCATACGATCAGCTGCCTCAATAACAAACACTCGTTTTTTTGATTCCATACCCTTGTAAGCAAATTCCTTAATAAGCTCAGAAATGGCCTCTTTTTTGATGGATCGTCCCTCTGGAGAAACAGTCATACAATCGGGATGATTTCCGCTTTCAATCCGTTTACAATCCCGACAGTAACCACATGGATGAACCCCTTCTGTCTCTGAGCAAAAAAAGGCTTGTGCCAACATTAAAGCCGTCTGTTTCTTCCCCGTTCCACGAACCCCTTCAAAAAGGTAGGCGTGAGCCAGCTGATCATTCCGGATTCCATTCATTAAAATTCTCGCGGCTACCGGCTGCTTATCTGAAATAGCTTGCCAACCCATGGGTTATCATCACACTTTCATTGATATAAATTAATAAGCATCCCCTTGATTTCATCCATTTTATCAAGCATATCTATAGATGATGCCTCATGTTGGAATACTTGATCGGTAAGCAGCACAAGGTGTTCATTGATTTGCTTGATTAACGTTTGCATCTGTCCGCTTGCATGATGCCATGCTCGAGTGCTTTCAACGGTCAGACCTGAATCAACGATATTTTGTATAAAACGATGAATCAATTGTTTATATATTTGTAAATCACGAATCGTCCGTGAACGTGATAACCGGCGCCCTTGCTGTTCTATATCAGCAATCATGCCATCTAAGGAGGCTGTATGTCGCGCTTGAATATTAGTTTTCATCACATCTTCAAATGTTTGAGCCATTGTCACCGTACTCGTGCTCCCAGGCTTCGACTTATTCTCAGTTAAAGGGCGACGGTCTTTCTGTATTTTAACATCCATAATTGGCTCCTATTTTCGTTAAAATTGTTTGAAGTCATCAACAGACAAGACAAATACTGTGGCACCGCCGACTTCAACTTCAACAGGGTGAGGAATATATGAGTCTGCATTCCCGCCCATCGGAGATACCGGAGCAACCATCTGCTCCCTGCTTTCACAATTTTCCTTAATAACATCCATAAGGTCATCAAAGTGTTCTTCAGATGTACCAATCATAAAGGTGGTATTACCTGACCTTAGAAATCCTCCTGTTGACGCTAATTTTGTCGCTTTAAAATTGGCGTCAACAAGAGCCGAAGACAAACGGTGACTATCCTTATCCTGCACAACAGCCATTACAAGCTTCATAGTGGACTCACACCTTTTAAATTTTTTTATAAGACTGAATATAATTTTGAAAATCAGTTCTAATTTCCTCAAAAATCATGTCGGACGGCTGATGACCATTGACCCAACAAATTCTGTTTGAGTCTTCTCTATAAATGTGATGAAATCCTTCTCTCACTCTCTTATGATATTCAAGTTTTCTTTGTTCAATTCGGTCTAAGGACATCTCATATTCCCTATCATCCCTGGCTTCCATACGCGTTCTACCTTCTTCAGGGGAAATATCAATGAGATAAGTTCGGTCAGGGATTAATCCTTTAGCAGCAAAGGCATTAATTTCTTTTAT
This window of the Tuberibacillus sp. Marseille-P3662 genome carries:
- a CDS encoding YaaR family protein, yielding MDVKIQKDRRPLTENKSKPGSTSTVTMAQTFEDVMKTNIQARHTASLDGMIADIEQQGRRLSRSRTIRDLQIYKQLIHRFIQNIVDSGLTVESTRAWHHASGQMQTLIKQINEHLVLLTDQVFQHEASSIDMLDKMDEIKGMLINLYQ
- the rsmI gene encoding 16S rRNA (cytidine(1402)-2'-O)-methyltransferase is translated as MWIQNSYHNDRSPGVLYLVPTPIGNLEDITYRALNILQTVKFVAAEDTRQTLKLFRHFQIEQRLESYHEHNKHKKGEQLLQRLLTGDSLALVTDAGLPAVSDPGEDLVKLCVQNEIPVIPLPGANAALPGLIASGLSTEHFTFYGFLPRKKKERRAELEQMTTFTYTFIVYESPYRLKTTLKDLYEYLGDRDAAVVRELTKRYETFIRGTLSELAGWAEQQEEIKGECMVMVAGGSTHPAESQDDQWWVSLSLENHVLHYVQIKGMSQKDAIKTVALERGLPKRDVYNTYHKN
- the yabA gene encoding DNA replication initiation control protein YabA, translated to MEKKDIFSQVIRLEEQIGSLHQELGDLKAQLAEVLEERQHLKIENRNLRRHIDQKQEEDVDQGVSSNEGKVQYAAKPAVGEGYDNLARIYQEGFHICNLHYGSIRKEGDCLFCLSFLNKR
- a CDS encoding AbrB/MazE/SpoVT family DNA-binding domain-containing protein, coding for MKSTGIVRKVDELGRVVIPIELRRTLGIDVKDALEIYVDDERIVLKKYKPSMTCQITGEVSDDNLTLAGGNLVLSREGAEQLLKELEGHLSK
- a CDS encoding GIY-YIG nuclease family protein, which translates into the protein MKSKHYIYIIECHDGTFYTGYTNRLERRIQAHNEGRAAKYTRGRTPVTLRYYETFTSKTEAMKREYAIKQLTKLEKEQLIRRVDDHVDSKQLSQ
- the metG gene encoding methionine--tRNA ligase, with the translated sequence MAENKNTFYITTPIYYPSGRLHIGHAYTTVAGDAMARYKRLQGFDVMYLTGTDEHGQKIERKAEEKGVSPQAYVDDIVSSIQALWKKLDISHDDFIRTTETRHRTAVQTIFKKLVDQGDIYLDEYEGWYCTDCESFYTERQLDDDKCPDCGRPVEKVKEESYFFRMSKYSDQLLKFYEENPGFIQPESRKNEMINNFIKPGLEDLAVSRTAFEWGIPVPDNPKHVVYVWIDALTNYINALGYGSNNDALYQKFWPADVHLMSKEIVRFHTIYWPIMLMALGEPLPKKVFAHGWLLMKDGKMSKSKGNVVHPEPIVDRYGLDALRYYLLREVPFGSDGVFTPEAFVERVNFDLANDLGNLLNRTVAMVSKYFDGTIPAYKGNVTAYDQELKTFAEETIVKVEKQMEELQFSVALSHLWELIRRTNKFIDETEPWKLAKDDSKRDHLASVMVHLSESLRSIAVMLQPFMTSTPQKIFSQLGVNDDALKNWDSLKTFGVSHGNWQVHKGQPLFPRLDVEEEVQYILDKMHGNGSSGTDDQKEKQPETSEEPAIDINDFGKVDLRVGTVIDAEPVKKTDKLLKLQLDMGAGQKRQVVSGIAEHYHPDTLAGQKVIVVANLKPVKLRGETSEGMILAGEEDGVLKLASVDETLPNGTKIK
- the holB gene encoding DNA polymerase III subunit delta' — translated: MGWQAISDKQPVAARILMNGIRNDQLAHAYLFEGVRGTGKKQTALMLAQAFFCSETEGVHPCGYCRDCKRIESGNHPDCMTVSPEGRSIKKEAISELIKEFAYKGMESKKRVFVIEAADRMTTQAANSLLKFIEEPQSQTIAILLTENQHYLLDTIVSRCQILQFSSIPNSVINTMLTQEDIGESLARLAAAMTNDVHDARELCHDEWFAEARTVVLHLMEELMTRPKHVMMVVYETFTDHFGNAEKAHIGLDMILLWYQDVLNIQTEQSDYLVFQDKSDLLSRLALQIPLTKTAESMSVILEAKKRLDANVNPLQVSEQLVFRLQGGLGTYV
- a CDS encoding tRNA1(Val) (adenine(37)-N6)-methyltransferase — encoded protein: MVQLEADERVDYLFNSPMKIIQSDDIFSFSLDAVLLSKFVYVPIKRGHILDLCTGNGAIALLLTERTNAQITGIEIQERLQSMAERSIKMNQLEHQVNSIHADVNDAVKQLIPHSYDIVTCNPPYFPYKADSDRNTKRHLELARHEVAVTLEEIVSISSQLVKGKGKVAFVHRPERLLDIMSVMRREGIEPKRLQFIYPKQGKQANIMLIEGIKDGNPGLNLLPPLFVYNEQGQYTKELLNYRYEK
- a CDS encoding cyclic-di-AMP receptor, with product MKLVMAVVQDKDSHRLSSALVDANFKATKLASTGGFLRSGNTTFMIGTSEEHFDDLMDVIKENCESREQMVAPVSPMGGNADSYIPHPVEVEVGGATVFVLSVDDFKQF
- a CDS encoding PSP1 domain-containing protein, which gives rise to MYSVVGIRFKKAGKIYYFDPGEFEISKETNVVVETTRGVEYGYVVIPNKEVDEQDVVLPLRKVIREATDRDSEQMVQNQADATEALDVCAKKINEHQLNMKLVDAEYTFDRNKIIFYFTADGRVDFRDLVKDLAAIFRTRIELRQIGVRDEAKMLGGIGPCGRMLCCSTFLGDFEPVSIKMAKDQNLSLNPTKISGVCGRLMCCLKYENDQYETAKQELPDIGDTIQIEHGQGHVVGLNLLERLIQIELNESGKVIEYSMNELIDEGALSS